Proteins found in one Alicyclobacillus cycloheptanicus genomic segment:
- the dnaB gene encoding replicative DNA helicase, whose protein sequence is MESLAFERERTGAQDDPVLRLPPQHIEAEQAVLGAMLISSDAAAEAAEALEPEDFYRTNHQLIFTAMRNLYEQGQPVDVVTTTSALQTMDGALDRVGGVEYVATLAASIPTAQHIDQYIEIVREKALLRRIIQTATAIATEGYSGERSGADVLADAERRILELSAHRKVRDFTHIADVLETTFERIEQLFENAGRLTGVATGYTDLDRMTSGFQKSDLIIVAARPSVGKTAFALNIAQNVAIREGQTVAIFSLEMSKDQLVQRMLCAEAYIDGHKLRTGALETEDWPRLSMGVSTLGNAPIYIDDTPGITVPEMRSKLRRLKSHAGLGLVVIDYLQLIQGRRGSGENRQQEISEISRMLKQLARELEVPVISLAQLSRSVEQRQDKRPMLSDIRESGSIEQDADIVAFLYRDDYYNPETEKKNVVEIHIGKQRNGPTGTVELVFLKNYNKFVNLDKNHSAS, encoded by the coding sequence ATGGAAAGTCTTGCGTTTGAGCGGGAGCGTACGGGCGCACAGGATGACCCCGTACTGCGATTGCCGCCGCAGCATATCGAGGCGGAGCAGGCTGTGCTCGGTGCCATGCTCATCTCTTCGGACGCCGCCGCTGAGGCCGCGGAGGCCCTCGAACCAGAGGACTTTTATCGGACGAACCATCAGCTGATTTTTACCGCGATGCGCAATTTGTACGAGCAAGGGCAGCCGGTGGACGTGGTGACGACCACCAGTGCCCTGCAGACGATGGACGGTGCGCTCGATCGCGTCGGCGGGGTCGAGTATGTCGCCACGCTGGCGGCATCCATTCCCACGGCGCAGCACATTGACCAATACATTGAAATCGTCCGGGAGAAGGCGCTGCTCCGCCGCATCATCCAGACCGCGACAGCCATCGCCACCGAAGGATATTCCGGCGAACGCAGCGGGGCGGATGTATTGGCAGATGCGGAACGCCGTATTCTGGAGCTGTCCGCCCACCGCAAGGTTCGCGACTTCACGCATATCGCCGATGTCCTCGAGACGACGTTTGAGCGAATCGAGCAGCTCTTTGAAAACGCTGGCCGTCTGACCGGCGTCGCCACAGGGTATACCGATCTCGACCGAATGACGAGCGGGTTCCAGAAGTCCGACCTGATTATTGTGGCGGCCCGGCCTTCCGTCGGAAAGACGGCGTTTGCTTTGAATATTGCGCAGAACGTCGCGATTCGGGAAGGACAGACGGTGGCCATTTTCAGCCTGGAAATGTCGAAGGACCAGCTGGTGCAGCGCATGTTGTGCGCGGAAGCGTATATTGACGGGCACAAGCTGCGCACAGGCGCCCTGGAGACGGAGGACTGGCCGAGGCTGTCGATGGGGGTCAGCACCCTGGGCAATGCGCCGATTTACATTGATGATACGCCTGGCATCACCGTACCCGAGATGCGCAGCAAGCTGCGGCGTTTGAAGTCGCATGCCGGACTGGGGCTGGTCGTGATCGACTACTTACAGCTGATTCAGGGCCGGCGCGGAAGCGGGGAAAACCGTCAGCAGGAGATTTCCGAGATCTCCAGAATGCTCAAACAGCTGGCACGCGAACTCGAGGTGCCGGTGATTTCGCTGGCGCAGCTCAGCCGTTCTGTCGAACAGCGGCAGGACAAGCGTCCGATGCTGTCGGACATTCGTGAGTCGGGCAGCATTGAGCAGGACGCGGACATTGTCGCGTTTCTCTATCGCGATGATTACTACAATCCGGAGACCGAGAAGAAAAACGTCGTCGAAATTCACATCGGCAAACAACGGAATGGCCCAACGGGTACGGTAGAACTCGTCTTCCTGAAGAACTACAACAAGTTTGTCAACCTGGACAAGAATCATTCGGCATCGTAA